gtgtacatggaccgggttggtttggtttttatcaaaaccaaatcaaaccaattatatcggtttggattggttcgattttgtcggctttttcgggttttcgggtttttttttgttacatgaatattatttcaatcttactttgttaaaatcatagataaagttttgataagtgaatatatatttagtaaatatggaaaaaaataACATTCTCTCTCGGCGCATGTTAACGTGGCCTAGCTAACATGCGCTTGGAAGCCATGAGAGGGAGAGGCAGACCTAAGAAAAACCAGACGAAGATCTCAATCAACGACCAGCGATCAACAGAAGCGAGGAATGCAGTATTAGAATTGTTTGTGTCACAAAAAGGGATACGAATTGAAGAACCAACTGGAAATTGTACTCCTAGGAGCATGTAGAGTGAGCTGAGCAAGGAGGAAGCAGATCCATCTATAGATAAAGGCAAATCGAAGGAAGTTGTTATTACACTTGTAGTTGTGCAAGCTGTAGGTGGTGGATCTGGTAACGAGAAAGCTCAAACACGAGGAATGAAGCAGATAAAAAATGGAACAGTACCATGCAGCTCAGGTACTGTTGAAAGTGGGGAAAATGGTGAGACAAAGAATGAACAGAGGAATCAGTCCTGGGCAAATGTGGTGGTAGGTAAAAAATTGGCCATGAAAGGTATGAATTTACAATTCATAGCTCCGGTAGTCCAAAACAGCGAGAAAATAGCGAAATTAGAAATTGAAGATATTGAACAAGAAACTGAGAAATGAAGATCTGCTATTGTCCTGTATGTAATTGGGGAAATGCCTACTATTGGAGCAATGGATAGATTCATGAGCTCAGTGGGTAAGTTTTCAGTTAAGCCATAAATCTATTACCATAATGAAGGTTATTTTGTGATAAGATTTAGCAATTTGGAGGAAAGAGACCAGGTATTATATTCTGGACCTCACATAGTCAACAACAAGCCTATAATCATGAAAGCATGGTCAGAAGAGTTCAATGTACAAGATAAAGTTCTGAAAACTATTCCCTTGTGGGTGAGATTCCCTAACCCACCTATCAATTGTTGGAGTATGAAAGCATTAAGCAAGATCGGTAGTACATTGGGGAATCCGGTGTATGCTGATGAATGCACTATTGGCTCAATTAGGATTTCTTATGCAAGAATGCTAATTGAAATGGATATCACTAAACCTCTACCTAGGTCTGTGAAGCTACAAGACCCTAAGGGGAGGTTAATCCTACAGGAAGTTACTTATGACTGGGAGCCAAAATACTGCACAAAGTGTTTGAAAATAGGACATGATTGTGCTGAGATTAAAACAGCACAATCACAAAGGATGATTCAACAGAGGAAGGTGATCAAAGGCAAGCAAGTCTGGCTCAGAACAGATAGAGATGGTGGAAATGAAAAGAAGGTGAATGAACAACAGAAAATAACTGAGCCTACTCAACAGTCAGAGCCAGAATCAAAAGACAAAGATGCACAAAAAAGGATGAGGGGTGGATAACAGTCCTTGGAAAATCAGCAACTAGGGCAGCTAAGGCTAAATAGCTTGAGGAGCATGAACTAGCTGGGAGTAAGTGATTACAAAGCTTGGCAAAGGACCAAACACATGATGAGCCAGGTACAAGCAAAATGCAAATGAGGAGACCAGAGGTGCAGGAACTGTATCATCATCCTTATTTTATACCTGTATGAGTGTGATAACATGGAATGTTAGGGGGTTGAATAAAACATATAAGCAAAAGGAGGTAAAAGAGTTTATAAAAGGGAATAATAAAGCAGTCATAGCATTAGTGGAGCACAGAGTAAAAGAGCACAAAACAAATGAGGTGATCAAAAAGATTACACCTGGATGGAAATGTGCATCCAATACTAGTGCAAGTCATAAGAGTAGAATATGGGTAATTTGGGACCCTAGGATATATACATTTGAACCAGTGGAAGTAGATGAACAATTGATACATGGTCAAATCAGACTTATTTCAAAAGCAGTCACATTTGGCTTTTCAGCAATATATGGCCTACATACTATTAAAGACAGATTGAAGCTATGGAGCAAGATGAGACAGATTCATAGTATTCAGTAAGGTCCTTGGCTAGCTATGGGGGATTATAATGCTGTTTTACACCCACAAGATAGACAATATGGATCTGAGGTACAAGAGATTGAAACAAAAGACTTCAAGGAGTATATGAGTGACACAGGGATGAATGAATTACAATATGTGGGAAGGAGTTACACATGGACTAACCATCATACTTATAGTAGGATAGACAAGGGGCTTGTGAATGCCAACTGGATGATGACAATGCCAAATATGAAAGTGCAGGTGCTAGAGCCACTAGTATCTGACCATTCACCACTGAAGTTAGTGATCACTCAGGCACAAGGAAAGAAGAACAGGCCATTCAGATTTTTCAATTTCATTGTTGATCACTCACAATTCATGCAACAAATTGAGATAGCTTGGAAAGAAAGGAGTACAAAAGGGATAATGCAGGCAGTATGGAACAATCTTAAAAGTACAAAGGAGGCAATCAAAAGAATAAACATACAGCACTATAAATGGGTTGATGAAAGGATAAAGGAGATTAGGAAGAAGCTGCAGTTGGTGCAAGAGGAAATGAGCTCTAGACTACAGAATAAAGAGCTAATTGAGAAAGAGAAAGCATTGAAGTGTGAACTAGAAAAATGGGGAAAGATTGAAGAGAGTATATACAAACAAAGATCCAGAGTACAATGGTAAGCTGGGGATTCAAACTCAGCCTATTTCTTTGCACaaatgaagaatatgagccattTGAATGGAATCCAGAGTCTAACAAATGATGTGGGAACTCAGCTTGTAATGGAGGATGATATAGAAGCAAAAATATTAGGGTACTACAAGAAGTTACTGGGGTCAAGAGCTAAAAGTATTCTAGTTATCAACCCAAATGTCATGAAACTGGGTGCAAAGTTAAATAGGGATCAAcaacttcagcttatcaagtcagtaaccaaggaAGAAGTATGGGAAGAACTGAAAGATATTAGTGACCTAAAAGCCCCAGGCTATGATGGGTTTAAGGTTGTGTTCTTTAAGAAATCCTGGCAAATTGTAGGAGAGGATATAACACAGGTTGTAATGAAATTCTTTGAAATAGCTCATATGTATAGACCTGTCAATTGTACTGCAATTACTTTAGTCTCTAAAGTCAGGAACCCTGCTAATGTTAAAGAATACAAACCTATCTCATGATGCATTGTATTATACAAAGTCATCTCCAAGGCATTAACTACGAGGTTGCAAGGAGTTATGGATACACTGATTGACAATACACAGTCTGCATTTGTGTCTGGTAGAGTAATTACTGATAACATTATCCTGAGCCATAAACTAGTGAAAGGATATGGAAGGAAAGGGGTATCACCTAGATGTATGATGAAATTGGATATGCAAAAAGCTTATGACTCAATTGAATGGCCTTTCATGGAACAGGTGTTGAATTCTTTGGCCTTTCCAGACCAATTTGTGATATGGATCATGGCTTGTATGGAAACTGTTACATATACAGTTATGATCAATGGAGCTCTGATAAAGCCTTTTGAAGCCAAGAAGGGGTTGAGGCACGGGGACCCAATGTCTCCATTCCTGTTTGTGCTGGCAATGGAATACTTAACAAGGAGCTTAAAGATACTGAATCAAAACCCAGACTTCAACTATCATCCCAAGTGTGCAAAGATGCAAATTTTGCAACTTGGTTTTGCTGATGATTTTTTATTGTTTTGAATGGGTGATATAGGATCAGTTAAACTACTATTCCATTGTTTTATGGAGTTCTCAAAAGCTACAGGTCTGGTGATTAACAAAAACAAGAGTTCTATATTCTTTGGAGGGGTCTCACAAGATGCACAGGAGGAAATCCTAGAATTTCTAGGAATTTAGAGAGGGGACCTGCCAGTAAGATACCTAGGTGCCCCACTAAGCTCAAAAAGAATATCCATAGTACAATGCCAACCTCTAATTGATAAAATAATGGGCAGAATCACTTCATGGACTGCCAAATTTCTATCCTATGATGGAAGGATTCAACTAATAAAGAGTGTTCTATTCTCTATCCAAACCTACTGGGCACAAATCTTTGTGCTCCCTAAAAAAATCACAAAGCTAATTGAAGCAATCTGTAGAAGTTTCTTGTGGAATGAAGAAGGCAGTATTTCAAAGAAGGCTCTATTGGCATGGGAGAAAGTCTGTCTACCAAGTCAGCTGGGGGATTTAACATTATGAACATAATCATCTGGAACAAAGCTGCCATATGTAAACAATACTAGAATCTttgcaaagaaaagaaagaagttgTGGATACAATGGATGCACAGTTACTATATCAAAGATAGACACATATGGGAAATTCAACTGAAACAAACATCCTGGATAGTAAGTAAGATCATTAAAGCAAATGAGACATTTATGAAGGCAGGATTCAGCTATGATGATATCATGAAGATGAACAACTGTTCGATAAAAGACATATACCACAGACTGCGAGGAAGATTTGACAAAGTCAGCTGGAGAAGAGTCGTTTGTCACAACACAGGATGCCCCAGGTGGACTTTTGTTCTAACTATGGCATCACATGGCAAATTATACACAAGAGATAGACTACAGAGTTGGGGAGTACAAGTGGATCAAGAATGTGTTCTATGCAAGCAAGCTAATGAAATCATACAACATTTGTTCTTTGAATGCTCATATGCAAATGCAATATGGAGCACACTATTAGCATGGCAAGGGATTAAAAGATCAGTAAATGGATGGGATGAGGAACTAAGATGGGCTGAGAAGTGGACTAAGAGGAAAACAACAACAGTTGAGCTATATAAAATGGTATTAGCAACAACAGTGTACTATGTGTGGCAAGAAAGGAATGCTCGAACTTTCCAAGCTAAGACAAAAGGGTGGGAGTTAATATGCAAGAAGATAATACAAGAGCTGCATTGTCGAAGTAGTAGGCATACAGAGAAAATCCTACATAGCCTAGACTGGTATCCGTTGCAATAGGTAGGAAATGTGTAAATAATAGAAAAATGAGGAGGGGTGAAGTATAGGAAAGCAGGATCATATGTAAGGGTTTTGATTTACTTGTAAATACTTCCCCGGTAATGAAAAAAAGTTAATTACCAAAAAACAATatggaaaaaattgacaaacatgtgatctattaaaatattataatgggagaatttttttagtaatacgtgatagttattttcttagtcgtctaacaataatttttcgctAATTTacactttcaaggttaatacatgaaaggatcccaaatatttctacgttttctaaagaaaattcactataaagtcttaaatatataaataaaatttatatatttatatgtcggtttggttcgatttttttactcaataccaaatcaaGTCAAACCAAGCCTAATCgagttttttaatcggtttggtttggtttttcgatttggtgcggttttccgattcggtttgaacacccctagCTGTACTTATGTGAAATTAtcccttttattttccttttgggTGTCGTTATTGTTATTAGTAGttcttttaagaaaataaaaatgtATTATCAGTAACTTTTGCACTGTTAACCAACTGGGTGTTGTTTGGTCTTGTTAGGAATAGCGTGGAGGTGTTGATTATGAAATTTGGATGCATTTAAAATAgatttcaattattttttatatttaaaaaagcCATAATGCAAAGATGACGATTGTATCATATGTAAATCACCCGTTGTATGTATTGAAAAACTAATTCAAAATTGTAGTAGGAAACCTTAGttatttaggatttagtttattTAATTTATGTCTAAATAAAATTTGTAGTCAGAATTAATATAGGAATAGGCTTTCCCATTTTCTAGTTAAATAGGTTTCGTAGTATTATAAATAGGGATATTAGTAGTTTATTTTGTGTGTGGAGATTTGTGAGAATTGTAGAAAGCTTTCAGagatttataaataaaatattttccttcaaattgGTATCAAAGTTTCTACGATCTTGGGAGAGAATCAAGTAGCTTCCGTTGCTGGTGGGCGGTACTAGGTAATGTGCCGCCCGTCAGGCCAAAAAAATATGTTGGCAAAATTATAGATAGTTGTCAACAAAATTAGACTATTCGATGAAAAGTTTCAAAACAGATTCAAGAAAAAAAGTAAGTTTAAAGAGGTGCAAAcaaatgtaagcacgtgatttttgccctatgaaagaattactcccaaaaaattcaaaataaaataattttctttggtgtgcaatttttgaatttttgtggtatttttggataattatttgtatttgtctgtgcatgtttatttgttaaattaataaaagaatacaaaaatatgtcgcattttgcatgtaggatttaattctacaattgttagtaattaagtttgttttacaaaaattgaaaattacaaaaataggcatcttttgcatttttagcatttaatgtccaaatgtataattttatgattaattattacttaattatgtgttaattattattgggagttaatttgcgcttttataacttaatttagttctataaataatttaaggatttttagaatttagttttaagaaaaataaaagaagaaaagagagcaaaaaatataaagaaactcggaattgggctcttcttcaaattcaagtcacaggcccaaaaaatacccaaccttccccatgacccggtccgctccataacccaaagacccaacacccccctatcttacattttcacaaaaacaaactaaaaaaatcctaaaaaaccaaaacctaaaacactacccatccgccaccccccctctttttctttctttcttcttcaagCTCCAAACAAGCCATCCATGGCTACCCGGATGCCTCCCCTTCCACACGAGCAACCACCATAGTTGTTGCCCCCCCACGTCGTTGTTCACCTCCAAAACGACCACACACACACAGTCGTCGTTGGACCAAGAAATGGCGAAAACCATGGCCATCGTTGCTCATGCTTCTTCCCGTTAGCCAAAACTAGTCAAAACCTTGAACATCAGCTGCTGCTCTCTTCATATTCCTCGTCGAGCTACTGGTTCGAAACCAAACCCCATCCCCACTACTTTGTCTTCGACCACCAACAGCACAAGAACCCATCGtcgtcgagcttgagctcgacatccatgtctgctgcttcatcttcttcgtcaagctcgagcttgagctcgacacccatggctgCCACTGCTTCAATACTGCTGCCTCATCTTCACGCGTCGTCGACCAAGCAAACCTCGACTGTTTCTGCTTCCCGCTGCCTCCAGCCCCGCCAAGCAACTGGTTCGTcgctgctgcgtcttcttcagCTCGTGCTGCTGCTGTTTCTTCTCCTCCGTCGTTGCTGACCATGGACGAGCTGCAAAACTTCGTcgctgctgcgtcttcttcagCTACCTCCAGCTGTTGCTGCTTCTATTTCGCTTCGTCGctgctgcatcttcttcatctttcACCTCGACTGCTGCTGTCCGCTGATTCCTTCTTCGAGTCCGTTTATGTCAAggtttcgttggtttcgtttaagttcattcgagttcgtcgttgttcatttacGGTCAATTGTTTTAAGTTTTATTTCGTCCGTaatttttttgatattttcagatttgaaattagtataagtttggttcattttcttgtttgttgtttatcatttatgattatttcttcagtttgtttcatgatcttgtttagtttaatatagaaattgttggttgtaatgtttttagatttaattttaagttcaaatgattattgaaattagaaatctgaatatacttgtttgttgttgttgttgaatttaaaagtaggtttgtttgttgttaaaaaaaatattgttcaatcaaaataattttagttgtttctttgttgttcatcatttagtttgaatttgttgttgaaaattgtttagaaattggtcatatttgttgtattttggttgaattgattaggtgaattggttatagctaatgggggtagtttggtaatttacagtacgttcaggggtaaaatgttAAGTTCAGTTAGgttagaggggtatttttggaattaaaattctgaacaattatttattttgagtgctcggTCAATTAGGATtagaataatgtatttgtttaatcaagcatgagggacaagacataatgggggGGGataatgtatttatttaatgtaagcatgtggaacaagacatagtgggattgcgggactcaagaaaagttgtttaaataaataataattgtattttttatgtagtagtgggtttggtaggagaaagtggttgttttattaattgattaaagggtttgggatgtgaGATAAATAGagagacttgatcagatttttaaGGGGGGGGAtaggagaagaaaaaagaaaaaaagaggaggaCAGAGAGAAAAAAGATACAGAAAGaagatagagagagaaaaaaaacagaaagaagaaaaaagatagagagaaaaattccgaaaatactaagactccaaaaataaaaataaaaacattctggaaattcaaaagaagaatagtatacacctgatatacaatttaaatattctgatatacggattcagaaattaagggttgaacattaattagtctttcaactctgaaaagattcccttagcttctgtccgttggttgttgttggtgtttctggatttttatcttgagttttaaaatccgtcactggtttctcattgctggttgttgggtgttgctgttgttgtatgctactgaatttctgctgatctcccttttcttttgtttccaatatcaggtacacgactgtaacactagttattgcaagctaataatgtggaagcatgaatatatATGAAgaattgaattttgaacttttaatgtcgcttttctttgttccttttattgattgtatttaggttatttcatgtattactgaataataattggaataagagaaaataacataagttagtctttaatgaatcagtttggcaaaacgggttaattcactagttatgaaggttttaagattatcaacagtaggttaatcgtaaacaagtagctaaatttagctaaggtatgaatttaaactgaatttcgtgaattaggcattaaggcacgatttgagttcaaacaagattagaagaacgtttaagtttaataaactttctaataagcattagtaattatggttaaatctagtttcaaatggttgtgaataattaatctcaatagttttttttataacaatgcgagttttaatctagctatatttgattcttttgaatattagttgtcgaatttttatttttatttataattttgaatttttagtaaaattctttttcatcaatatttgtattaatctagaaATTAGTacgccatgctttcttaaataaataaataaaaaaaagctcgtaattaattaggattttctttctttattttagagactaattttaatagaaaaatgtagtcgctttaagatttgtccatttaaaaataaatgagatgagcctcgcctagtaaaatataaAGATTGCGAGACCCTCACAAATGTTTGTATTATTTAtttagaacatcggagttggccgtctagtgaaattttacggcctttcccaaatcaacaatacgctagtcgcgtctttaacaaattattttcttaaatatgggtgtgcatttatgaaacccaaatccaaatctcaacggagtcaaaatgtgtcgataaccacgggtacattgactgtgacgtggtttgaaatacgttttcacaatgttgcaattcttcgtacaactataaaaataataataacaataaaagcggttaaaagttaaaattgcactatagttttttgaacatgtattaaaatcagatattttagccattacaacagtttaagcgaccgtgctagaaccacgggattcgggggtgcctaacaccttccctcgggtcaacagaattccttacttagaatttctggttcgcagacttcatttggaaagtcgaatattttcctcgattcgggattaaattggtgacttgggacaccctaaatctcccaagtgacgactctgaaataaacaaacaaatcccgtttcgattgtcctttaaatggaaaaaactccttcacccctcgcgggggcggaaaaaggaggtgtgacagctctggcaactctactggggataaatactcagaaccactggttcagggttagaaattcgagcttagataaattgttatatttggttttatctgattttgttccATGATCTGTGCATAATATGCTAAATAactacttttaccgctttgatattttgtgaactgtatataaactgtgccgaaacccatctcttctctgagtcttctaaatcatgagaAGGGTGTACTTTGTACGACTTCTTTtatgtatagtgtcaaatcccaatttagaacgaggtttggataagttgcaaagcaggcgaagcttctgtattctcggattgctgcctccccctcggctcgagctgtccgctcgggtaagccaggtctagaacaaacacccaggttctgaacctagaataactcaacttcatgcaggatccctagtaggaacgcttatctgcatcatgtgcattttttgacttagggactcaacacaggggttgagtccgtctaggaatag
This sequence is a window from Nicotiana sylvestris chromosome 3, ASM39365v2, whole genome shotgun sequence. Protein-coding genes within it:
- the LOC104221918 gene encoding uncharacterized protein, which gives rise to MHSYYIKDRHIWEIQLKQTSWIVSKIIKANETFMKAGFSYDDIMKMNNCSIKDIYHRLRGRFDKVSWRRVVCHNTGCPRWTFVLTMASHGKLYTRDRLQSWGVQVDQECVLCKQANEIIQHLFFECSYANAIWSTLLAWQGIKRSVNGWDEELRWAEKWTKRKTTTVELYKMVLATTVYYVWQERNARTFQAKTKGWELICKKIIQELHCRSSRHTEKILHSLDWYPLQ
- the LOC104221919 gene encoding uncharacterized protein; the protein is MGDYNAVLHPQDRQYGSEVQEIETKDFKEYMSDTGMNELQYVGRSYTWTNHHTYSRIDKGLVNANWMMTMPNMKVQVLEPLVSDHSPLKLVITQAQGKKNRPFRFFNFIVDHSQFMQQIEIAWKERSTKGIMQAVWNNLKSTKEAIKRINIQHYKWVDERIKEIRKKLQLVQEEMSSRLQNKELIEKEKALKCELEKWGKIEESIYKQRSRVQW
- the LOC104221920 gene encoding uncharacterized protein; protein product: MKAWSEEFNVQDKVLKTIPLWVRFPNPPINCWSMKALSKIGSTLGNPVYADECTIGSIRISYARMLIEMDITKPLPRSVKLQDPKGRLILQEVTYDWEPKYCTKCLKIGHDCAEIKTAQSQRMIQQRKVIKGKQVWLRTDRDGGNEKKVNEQQKITEPTQQSEPESKDKDAQKRMRGG
- the LOC138888565 gene encoding secreted RxLR effector protein 78-like; translation: MDTLIDNTQSAFVSGRVITDNIILSHKLVKGYGRKGVSPRCMMKLDMQKAYDSIEWPFMEQVLNSLAFPDQFVIWIMACMETVTYTVMINGALIKPFEAKKGLRHGDPMSPFLFVLAMEYLTRSLKILNQNPDFNYHPKCAKMQILQLGFADDFLLF